One segment of Formicincola oecophyllae DNA contains the following:
- a CDS encoding SDR family NAD(P)-dependent oxidoreductase: protein MALNADRIMPAHQADYWKGRVVLITGAGSGIGQATALEFARAGAQLVLLGRKEAPLAETAALVEELGAPKALVISGCDVSNNDDMGSALKKVESAFGRLDAAFNNAGVAQKAPAATAELDATEWNRVLDINLRGVFLSMKHELPLLEKTGGGAIVNTASCAGKVGFAGYAAYCASKFGVIGLTKTAALDYAQKKIFINAICPGPVETPLIEEFTGHQKAVMDAILQTVPERSVAKPAQIASMVFQMCAPWNSYMTGAAVSVDGGQTAGYAG from the coding sequence ATGGCCCTCAACGCTGACCGCATCATGCCTGCCCACCAAGCCGACTATTGGAAAGGGCGCGTTGTCCTCATCACCGGCGCTGGCTCTGGCATTGGGCAGGCCACTGCCCTGGAGTTCGCCCGCGCTGGCGCCCAGCTTGTCCTGCTGGGCCGCAAAGAGGCCCCCTTGGCTGAGACCGCAGCCCTGGTGGAGGAGCTTGGCGCGCCCAAGGCCCTGGTCATCAGCGGCTGTGACGTCAGCAATAATGATGACATGGGAAGCGCCCTCAAAAAGGTGGAAAGCGCTTTTGGGCGCCTGGACGCTGCCTTCAATAACGCTGGTGTTGCCCAGAAGGCCCCCGCCGCCACAGCTGAGCTGGACGCCACGGAATGGAACCGCGTTCTGGACATCAACCTGCGCGGCGTTTTCCTCAGCATGAAGCATGAACTGCCTTTGCTGGAGAAAACAGGCGGTGGCGCCATCGTCAACACAGCCTCCTGCGCTGGCAAAGTGGGCTTTGCTGGCTACGCAGCTTATTGCGCCTCCAAGTTTGGCGTGATTGGCCTGACGAAAACAGCGGCCCTTGATTACGCGCAGAAGAAGATTTTCATCAACGCCATCTGCCCAGGCCCTGTTGAAACCCCATTGATTGAGGAGTTCACCGGCCACCAGAAGGCAGTCATGGACGCCATTTTGCAGACAGTGCCTGAGCGTTCCGTGGCCAAGCCTGCGCAGATCGCCTCCATGGTGTTCCAGATGTGCGCGCCCTGGAACAGCTACATGACGGGGGCTGCCGTTTCCGTTGATGGTGGGCAGACCGCCGGCTACGCTGGTTAA